The Roseicyclus marinus genome has a segment encoding these proteins:
- a CDS encoding HlyD family type I secretion periplasmic adaptor subunit produces the protein MSDPARAWSVRRPIVTGFLALGLLFAGFGLWSVTTQLAGAVVASGRIEVDRNRQAIQHPEGGRVAEVIVGEGDRVAAGDTVLRLEPGFLARDLAVARAQLFEVRLRRARLEAERDGADEVRFADDLRAAANIDPDLGDLLRGQANLFEARAESLTAEAARLSGRVTQIEAQIAALEAQERALTEQLDLVMTDLDRQQDLFARGLIQSDPILRLQRDAAQLRGSLGEVEARMAEAAERVIETELAILQLTGTRREEAIAELREVRVAEEELRQRVADLERRMAELDLRAPMAGRIIGMEVFGAQAVVRAAEPVAYLVPEGRPLIISARVAATAIDEVFAGQPVTLRFPAFDLRNMPDLVGTVTQVSADAFTDEATRASYYRVEIALSDGEIARLGDRQLVPGMPVEAYMRTRDRTPLSYLIDPLRVYFNRAFRET, from the coding sequence ATGAGCGATCCGGCGCGCGCATGGTCGGTCCGCCGACCGATCGTGACGGGGTTCCTTGCCCTTGGTCTCCTGTTCGCGGGCTTCGGCCTCTGGTCGGTCACGACCCAGCTGGCCGGTGCCGTCGTCGCTTCGGGCCGGATCGAGGTGGATCGCAACCGTCAGGCGATCCAGCATCCCGAAGGCGGGCGCGTGGCCGAAGTGATCGTGGGCGAGGGCGACCGCGTTGCGGCGGGCGATACGGTGCTGCGGCTGGAGCCGGGGTTTCTGGCCCGTGATCTCGCCGTCGCCCGCGCACAGCTGTTCGAAGTCCGGCTGCGCCGCGCCCGGCTGGAGGCAGAGCGCGATGGCGCGGACGAGGTGCGGTTCGCCGATGACCTGCGCGCCGCCGCGAACATCGATCCCGATCTGGGCGATCTCTTGCGGGGGCAGGCGAACCTGTTCGAAGCCCGCGCCGAAAGCCTGACCGCCGAGGCTGCGCGCCTGTCGGGGCGCGTGACCCAGATCGAGGCGCAGATCGCCGCGCTCGAGGCGCAGGAACGCGCGCTGACCGAGCAGCTGGACCTCGTGATGACCGATCTCGACCGTCAGCAGGACCTGTTCGCGCGGGGGCTGATCCAGTCCGATCCGATCCTGAGGCTGCAACGCGACGCGGCCCAGTTGCGCGGCTCTCTGGGCGAGGTCGAGGCGCGCATGGCCGAAGCCGCCGAACGGGTGATCGAGACCGAATTGGCGATCCTGCAACTGACCGGCACCCGCCGCGAGGAAGCCATCGCCGAATTGCGCGAGGTGCGCGTCGCCGAAGAGGAATTGCGCCAGCGCGTCGCCGATCTGGAACGCCGCATGGCCGAACTCGACCTGCGCGCGCCCATGGCAGGGCGCATCATCGGGATGGAGGTGTTCGGCGCACAGGCCGTCGTGCGCGCTGCCGAACCGGTGGCCTATCTGGTGCCCGAGGGGCGGCCCCTGATCATCTCTGCCCGTGTCGCCGCCACCGCCATCGACGAGGTCTTTGCCGGGCAGCCCGTCACCTTGCGGTTCCCGGCCTTCGATCTGCGCAATATGCCCGATCTTGTCGGCACGGTGACGCAGGTCTCCGCCGATGCCTTCACCGACGAGGCGACGAGGGCCAGCTACTACCGGGTCGAGATCGCATTGTCCGACGGGGAAATCGCCCGTCTGGGTGACCGGCAACTGGTCCCCGGCATGCCGGTCGAGGCCTATATGCGCACCCGCGACCGGACCCCGCTATCCTATCTCATCGATCCTTTGAGGGTCTATTTCAACCGCGCTTTCCGCGAAACTTGA
- a CDS encoding RidA family protein → MAGQIEARLAELGIELSGPPPAPAANYVPYVVAGDMVFVSGQIPMTAAGLDSLIKGKVGADIDIPAAAAAARLCALNLLAQLKSACDGDLDRLVRVVKLTGFVNSTPEFGDQPKVVNGASDLLVEVLGDKGRHSRSAVSAGSLPFGCAVEVEGIFQIKIA, encoded by the coding sequence ATGGCTGGACAGATCGAAGCGCGCCTTGCGGAACTGGGGATCGAATTGAGCGGCCCGCCGCCCGCACCGGCGGCGAATTACGTGCCCTATGTCGTCGCAGGCGACATGGTGTTCGTCTCGGGGCAGATCCCGATGACCGCAGCCGGGCTCGACAGCCTGATCAAGGGCAAGGTCGGCGCCGATATCGACATTCCCGCCGCTGCTGCCGCCGCGCGGCTTTGCGCGCTGAACCTGCTCGCGCAACTCAAATCGGCCTGCGATGGCGATCTGGATCGGCTCGTGCGGGTGGTGAAGCTGACCGGCTTCGTGAATTCCACCCCCGAATTCGGTGACCAGCCCAAGGTGGTGAACGGCGCCTCCGACCTGTTGGTCGAGGTTCTGGGCGACAAGGGACGGCACAGCCGCTCCGCCGTCAGCGCAGGGTCCTTGCCCTTTGGCTGCGCGGTCGAGGTCGAAGGCATCTTCCAGATCAAGATCGCCTGA
- a CDS encoding glycerophosphodiester phosphodiesterase family protein, which yields MTALPARFMILPIAHRALHDAAAGVIENSPTAIDRAVRAGYGIEIDLQLSADGVPMVFHDDTLDRLTGETGPVRDRMARDLCDIRLSGSEDRIPTLQQVLDRIGGAVPLLIELKDQSNGMGEADTRLEEATASLLADYPGDVAVMSFNPHMVAAMQRLAPGCPRGLTTCGYVPSQWPRLSPETCDTLRAIPHFEAVGASFISHDWKDLGNPRVAALKAQGIPILCWTVKSPEVEVEARRIADNVTFEGYLPPVPATGD from the coding sequence ATGACTGCCCTGCCCGCCCGGTTCATGATCCTGCCCATCGCCCATCGCGCCTTGCATGATGCGGCGGCGGGCGTGATCGAGAACAGCCCGACCGCCATCGACCGTGCGGTTCGGGCGGGCTACGGCATCGAGATCGACCTGCAGCTCAGCGCCGATGGCGTGCCGATGGTCTTTCATGACGACACGCTCGACCGGTTGACGGGGGAAACCGGCCCCGTGCGCGACCGGATGGCGCGGGATCTGTGCGATATCCGCCTGTCGGGGTCCGAGGATCGCATCCCGACCCTGCAGCAGGTGCTGGATCGCATCGGGGGGGCGGTGCCGCTTCTGATAGAGCTCAAGGACCAGTCTAACGGCATGGGCGAAGCCGACACCAGGCTGGAGGAGGCGACGGCCTCGCTGCTGGCGGATTATCCCGGTGATGTGGCAGTCATGTCCTTCAACCCCCACATGGTCGCGGCGATGCAGCGGCTGGCCCCCGGCTGCCCGCGCGGATTGACGACCTGTGGCTATGTGCCCTCGCAATGGCCGCGCCTGTCGCCCGAAACCTGCGACACGCTGCGTGCCATCCCGCATTTCGAGGCTGTGGGCGCCAGTTTCATCAGCCATGACTGGAAGGATCTGGGCAATCCGCGCGTGGCCGCGCTGAAGGCGCAGGGCATCCCGATCCTGTGCTGGACGGTGAAATCCCCCGAGGTGGAGGTCGAGGCGCGGCGCATCGCCGACAACGTCACCTTCGAAGGTTATCTGCCGCCCGTTCCTGCGACCGGTGATTGA
- a CDS encoding GNAT family N-acetyltransferase, protein MDGSTPIEIEVLSSLSQIAAADWDACACPEAAEGGRPFDPFTTHRFLSALEHSRSVGTGTGWAPRHLVARAEGQVIAVAPLYAKGHSQGEYIFDHNWAHAYERAGGRYYPKLQMAVPFTPATGRRFLTRPGWRETGMAALVQGAVHLADENGLSSLHVTFCTEEEAEAGEKMGLMSRASQQFHWENNGYADFDGFLASLSSRKRKNLRKERSEAQGFGGEIVALTGDAILPEHWDHFWRFYQDTGARKWGQPYLTRAFFDLAQESMRDDMLLVLALRDGEPVAGALNFIGREVLYGRYWGCTEHHPCLHFELCYYQAIDFAIAHGMARVEAGAQGMHKLARGYMPVQTHSLHWVRDAGFARAIEQFLHAERAAVDEEIEVMTGYGPFRRTEQEEQD, encoded by the coding sequence ATGGACGGCAGCACCCCCATCGAGATCGAGGTTCTTTCCAGCCTGTCGCAGATCGCGGCGGCTGATTGGGATGCCTGCGCCTGCCCCGAGGCGGCCGAGGGCGGCAGGCCCTTTGACCCGTTCACCACGCACCGCTTCCTGTCGGCGCTGGAACATTCGCGCTCGGTCGGGACCGGAACGGGCTGGGCCCCCCGCCATCTTGTCGCCCGCGCCGAGGGGCAGGTGATCGCCGTCGCACCGCTTTACGCCAAGGGGCACAGCCAGGGCGAATACATCTTCGACCACAATTGGGCGCATGCCTATGAACGCGCGGGCGGGCGCTATTACCCCAAGCTGCAGATGGCCGTGCCCTTCACGCCTGCGACCGGGCGGCGGTTTCTGACCCGGCCCGGCTGGCGCGAAACGGGGATGGCCGCGCTGGTGCAGGGCGCGGTGCATTTGGCCGACGAGAACGGGCTGAGTTCGCTGCACGTCACCTTCTGCACCGAGGAAGAGGCCGAGGCAGGCGAGAAAATGGGCCTGATGTCGCGGGCAAGCCAACAGTTTCATTGGGAAAACAACGGCTATGCCGATTTCGACGGCTTCCTTGCCTCGCTCAGTTCGCGCAAGCGCAAGAACCTGCGAAAGGAACGCTCCGAGGCGCAGGGCTTCGGCGGCGAGATCGTGGCGCTGACGGGCGATGCGATCTTGCCCGAACATTGGGATCATTTCTGGCGGTTCTATCAGGACACGGGCGCGCGCAAATGGGGCCAACCCTATCTGACGCGGGCCTTTTTCGATCTGGCGCAGGAAAGCATGCGCGACGACATGCTGCTGGTCCTGGCGCTCCGCGACGGGGAACCGGTCGCGGGCGCGCTGAATTTCATCGGGCGCGAGGTGCTCTACGGGCGCTATTGGGGCTGCACGGAGCATCACCCCTGCCTGCATTTCGAGCTATGCTATTATCAGGCCATCGATTTCGCGATCGCCCATGGCATGGCGCGTGTCGAGGCGGGCGCGCAGGGCATGCACAAGCTGGCGCGCGGCTACATGCCGGTCCAGACCCATTCGCTGCATTGGGTCCGTGATGCGGGCTTTGCGCGCGCGATCGAGCAATTCCTGCACGCCGAACGCGCGGCGGTGGATGAAGAGATCGAGGTGATGACGGGCTATGGTCCGTTCAGACGCACGGAGCAAGAGGAGCAGGATTGA
- a CDS encoding 4a-hydroxytetrahydrobiopterin dehydratase: MATKLDGEGRATALAALQDRGWTLVDGRDAITKRFVFNDFNAAFGWMTRAALVAEQMNHHPEWFNVYKTVEVTLATHDVGGLSDLDVKLAEKMDVLAG, from the coding sequence ATGGCGACGAAACTCGACGGAGAGGGGCGCGCGACGGCCCTTGCGGCGCTGCAAGACCGGGGCTGGACCCTTGTCGATGGGCGCGATGCGATCACGAAACGCTTTGTTTTCAATGATTTCAACGCGGCGTTCGGCTGGATGACCCGGGCGGCGCTGGTGGCCGAGCAGATGAACCACCATCCCGAATGGTTCAATGTCTACAAGACGGTGGAGGTCACGCTGGCCACCCATGATGTGGGCGGCCTGAGCGATCTGGATGTGAAACTGGCCGAGAAAATGGATGTTCTGGCCGGGTAA
- a CDS encoding peroxiredoxin, giving the protein MTISAGDTLPDATLLIFGENGPEPVKMADKVKGRKVVIFGLPGAYTRTCTAAHVPSFIRTKGDFDAKGVDEIICVSVNDPFVMSAWAKDTGAAEAGLTFLGDAGAEFTKAIGLNWTAEGAGFYDRSRRYALYAEDGVVKVINVEEGPGVCELSAGETLLGQI; this is encoded by the coding sequence ATGACCATTTCCGCAGGCGACACGCTGCCCGATGCCACGCTTCTGATCTTTGGCGAGAACGGCCCCGAGCCGGTCAAGATGGCCGACAAGGTCAAGGGCCGCAAGGTCGTGATCTTCGGCCTGCCGGGTGCCTATACGCGCACCTGCACCGCCGCCCATGTGCCCAGTTTCATTCGCACAAAGGGCGATTTCGACGCCAAGGGCGTGGACGAGATCATCTGCGTCTCGGTCAACGACCCCTTCGTCATGTCCGCCTGGGCCAAGGACACCGGTGCGGCCGAGGCAGGCTTGACCTTTCTGGGCGATGCAGGCGCGGAATTCACCAAGGCCATCGGCCTGAACTGGACCGCAGAAGGGGCCGGTTTCTATGACCGGTCGCGCCGTTACGCGCTCTATGCCGAGGATGGCGTGGTCAAGGTGATCAACGTCGAGGAAGGGCCGGGCGTCTGCGAATTGTCGGCAGGCGAAACGCTGCTCGGCCAGATCTGA
- a CDS encoding NAD(P)/FAD-dependent oxidoreductase — MEKIVVVGAGQAGASCVAKLRAEGFGGAITLIGEEPVPPYQRPPLSKAYLLGEMALERLYLRPESFYEDNGITLKLGQRVERLDRAGRVVVVGGEAVAYDQLVLTTGSSPRRLPEAIGGALGGVHVVRGLRDVDVMEKQIVAGKKALIVGGGYIGLEAAAVARKRGMEVTLIEMAERILQRVACAETSDFFRELHHAHGVDIREGVGLQRLVGTDHVTGAILSDGTELAVDVVIVGIGIAPAAGLAQDADLKVENGIVVDEFGRTSDPAIWAAGDCAVFPYKGAMIRLESVQNAIDQAEAVARNILGKNEKYEPKPWFWSDQYDVKLQIAGLNTGYDRVVTRVAEGARSHWYYKENTLLAVDAMNDPRGYMIGKRLIEAGKSPAPEVVGNPETDLKPLLKD; from the coding sequence ATGGAAAAGATCGTCGTCGTCGGAGCGGGGCAGGCGGGTGCGTCCTGTGTGGCCAAGCTGCGCGCCGAAGGGTTCGGCGGGGCGATCACGCTGATCGGGGAGGAGCCGGTGCCGCCCTACCAGCGGCCGCCGCTGTCCAAGGCCTATCTCTTGGGGGAAATGGCGTTGGAGCGGCTCTATCTCAGGCCGGAAAGTTTCTATGAAGACAATGGGATAACCCTGAAGCTCGGGCAGAGGGTCGAGCGGCTGGACCGGGCGGGGCGCGTTGTTGTCGTGGGCGGCGAGGCGGTGGCTTATGACCAGTTGGTGCTGACCACGGGGTCGAGCCCGCGGCGGTTGCCGGAGGCGATCGGGGGCGCTTTGGGCGGTGTGCATGTCGTGCGGGGGTTGCGCGACGTGGATGTTATGGAAAAACAGATAGTTGCGGGAAAAAAGGCGCTGATCGTCGGCGGTGGTTACATCGGGCTCGAGGCGGCGGCGGTGGCGCGCAAACGGGGGATGGAGGTCACGCTGATCGAGATGGCCGAGCGTATCCTGCAACGGGTCGCTTGCGCCGAAACCTCTGATTTCTTTCGGGAATTGCATCACGCCCATGGTGTCGACATCCGCGAGGGCGTGGGATTGCAGCGGCTTGTCGGGACCGATCACGTGACCGGCGCGATCTTGTCGGATGGGACGGAGCTGGCGGTCGATGTGGTGATCGTCGGGATCGGCATCGCGCCTGCGGCGGGATTGGCGCAAGATGCTGATTTGAAAGTGGAAAATGGCATCGTGGTCGATGAGTTCGGGCGCACGAGCGATCCGGCGATCTGGGCTGCGGGGGATTGTGCGGTCTTTCCCTACAAGGGCGCGATGATCCGGTTGGAATCGGTGCAGAACGCCATCGACCAGGCTGAGGCAGTGGCGCGTAACATATTGGGAAAGAACGAAAAATATGAGCCCAAGCCGTGGTTCTGGTCGGATCAGTACGATGTGAAATTGCAGATCGCGGGGTTGAACACGGGCTATGACCGGGTGGTCACCCGCGTGGCCGAGGGCGCGCGATCCCATTGGTATTACAAGGAAAACACACTTCTGGCAGTCGATGCGATGAATGATCCGCGCGGCTACATGATCGGAAAGCGGTTGATCGAGGCCGGGAAATCGCCTGCGCCGGAGGTGGTGGGAAACCCTGAAACCGACCTCAAACCCTTGCTGAAAGATTAA
- the rsmD gene encoding 16S rRNA (guanine(966)-N(2))-methyltransferase RsmD has translation MRIVAGRLRGKKLADVGAGDAAAHLRPTSDRVRESLFNLLTSGKHGDPITGRRVLDLFAGTGALGLEAFSRGAAQVTFIDDGIAARALLRENIALCSAQGAVSVFRRDATSLGPVTGAGFDLVFLDPPYGKGLGERALVSARDGGWIAPGALIVWEESAAPLPPMGFALLDQRRYGGTVITLLREGEG, from the coding sequence ATGCGAATTGTTGCCGGAAGGTTAAGGGGCAAGAAACTGGCCGATGTGGGCGCGGGCGATGCCGCGGCACACCTGCGCCCGACGAGCGACCGGGTCCGCGAAAGCCTGTTCAACCTTCTGACAAGCGGCAAGCACGGCGACCCGATCACGGGGCGGCGGGTGCTTGACCTGTTCGCGGGAACCGGCGCGCTGGGGCTGGAGGCGTTCAGCCGAGGGGCTGCGCAGGTGACCTTCATCGATGACGGGATCGCGGCACGCGCGCTCTTGAGGGAAAACATCGCGCTGTGCTCGGCGCAGGGGGCGGTATCGGTGTTCCGGCGGGATGCGACAAGCCTTGGGCCGGTGACGGGCGCAGGCTTTGACCTCGTGTTTCTCGATCCGCCCTATGGGAAGGGATTGGGGGAACGCGCACTGGTGTCGGCCCGCGATGGGGGATGGATCGCGCCGGGCGCGCTGATCGTCTGGGAAGAGAGCGCGGCCCCCCTGCCGCCCATGGGATTCGCGCTGCTCGATCAGCGGCGGTATGGCGGCACGGTGATCACGCTGTTGCGGGAAGGCGAGGGATGA
- a CDS encoding HAD family hydrolase: MMRAVDLVIFDCDGVLVDSETVTNGILAENLSRHGLALSLSETMATFIGGSMVTVRDKARAMGADLPEDWIEAIYAEIYAALRRGVDVIAGIPALLDALDAAGIPYCVASNGSDEKMDITLGATGLAPRFAGRRYSAHALGVAKPDPELFLIGARAAGVPPERCLVVEDSATGALAARRAGMACLGYVPEGHPDRLSAEGATIIRHMEEVAPLLGLDQSR; encoded by the coding sequence ATGATGCGGGCGGTCGATTTGGTGATTTTCGATTGCGACGGGGTTCTGGTCGACAGCGAGACGGTGACGAACGGGATACTGGCCGAGAACCTGTCGCGGCATGGTCTGGCCCTGAGCCTGTCCGAGACGATGGCGACCTTTATCGGGGGAAGCATGGTCACGGTCCGTGACAAGGCGCGGGCGATGGGGGCCGATCTGCCCGAGGATTGGATCGAGGCGATCTATGCCGAGATCTACGCGGCCCTGCGTCGGGGCGTCGATGTGATCGCGGGCATCCCGGCGCTTTTGGATGCGTTGGACGCGGCGGGCATCCCGTATTGCGTCGCGTCCAATGGCAGCGACGAGAAGATGGATATCACGCTGGGGGCCACGGGGCTTGCGCCGCGATTCGCGGGGCGGCGCTATTCGGCCCATGCTTTGGGCGTGGCGAAACCCGATCCCGAGCTGTTCCTGATCGGGGCGCGGGCGGCGGGTGTGCCGCCGGAACGCTGTCTGGTCGTCGAGGATAGCGCGACGGGGGCCCTGGCGGCACGGCGGGCCGGAATGGCCTGTCTGGGCTATGTGCCGGAGGGCCATCCCGACCGGTTGAGTGCCGAGGGCGCGACCATCATCCGGCATATGGAAGAGGTCGCGCCCCTTTTGGGTCTGGATCAGTCGCGGTAG
- a CDS encoding TRAP transporter substrate-binding protein encodes MSLQKTLAAALAGLMLATPPATAQEVTLRFQHFVSPASANPTFFMQPWADAIMEQSGGRIRVEIYPFMQLGGAAPDQYDLIRDGVIDGGWVIPGYQPGRFPEAEALELPFMTTKSAEEASRAAWTFTEQHLLDDFSDVHLIAAHMHGRGLVHLQGPAIETLSDFNGLRLRGPSRAATLLLERLGATPVGMPVPAFPEALSRGVVDGGVITWEQAPSLRLDELTESHTDVAGDHSLYNLYFLWAMNRDSYNALPDDLRAVIDANSGLMASAWAGRAHDTGDALGRQAMADAGNIIAEMSPELTAEIQALGDAVIADWIAEADAAGLDGAGLVAAARAAMAAETGSAPAPYRD; translated from the coding sequence ATGTCGCTGCAAAAAACACTCGCCGCCGCACTCGCGGGCCTCATGCTCGCCACCCCCCCTGCCACCGCGCAGGAGGTGACGCTGCGCTTCCAGCATTTCGTCTCGCCTGCGAGCGCCAATCCCACCTTTTTCATGCAGCCTTGGGCCGATGCGATCATGGAACAATCGGGCGGCCGCATCCGGGTGGAAATCTATCCCTTCATGCAATTGGGCGGGGCCGCCCCCGATCAATACGACCTGATCCGCGACGGCGTCATCGACGGCGGTTGGGTCATCCCCGGCTACCAGCCCGGCCGCTTCCCCGAGGCCGAGGCGCTGGAACTGCCCTTCATGACTACCAAATCCGCCGAAGAAGCCAGCCGCGCGGCCTGGACCTTCACCGAACAGCACCTGCTTGACGACTTTTCCGACGTTCACCTGATCGCCGCCCACATGCATGGGCGCGGCCTTGTCCACCTTCAGGGGCCTGCCATCGAAACGCTGTCCGATTTCAACGGCTTGCGCCTGCGCGGTCCGTCGCGCGCCGCAACGCTCCTTCTGGAACGGCTGGGGGCCACGCCCGTCGGCATGCCCGTCCCCGCCTTCCCCGAGGCGCTGTCGCGCGGCGTCGTGGATGGCGGCGTCATCACGTGGGAACAGGCGCCCTCGCTCCGGCTCGATGAACTGACCGAAAGCCACACGGATGTTGCGGGCGATCATTCGCTCTACAATCTCTATTTCCTCTGGGCGATGAACCGCGACAGCTACAACGCCCTGCCCGATGACCTGCGCGCCGTGATCGACGCCAATTCCGGCCTCATGGCCTCCGCCTGGGCCGGGCGCGCGCATGACACGGGCGATGCCTTGGGGCGTCAGGCGATGGCGGATGCAGGCAACATCATCGCCGAAATGTCCCCCGAACTGACGGCGGAAATTCAGGCCCTTGGCGATGCCGTCATCGCCGACTGGATCGCCGAGGCCGATGCCGCCGGTCTCGACGGGGCGGGGCTTGTCGCCGCCGCCCGCGCCGCCATGGCGGCTGAAACGGGCAGCGCGCCCGCGCCCTACCGCGACTGA
- the recQ gene encoding DNA helicase RecQ translates to MQDAIALLSRVFGFSEFRPGQEEIVAAVAGGRNVLAIMPTGGGKSLCFQLPALMREGVTVVISPLIALMRDQVRGLREAGVVAGALTSGNTAEENDAVWAALEEGSLKLLYIAPERLASSGTERMLRRAGVSLIAVDEAHCVSQWGHDFRPDYLRIGELRRALDVPLAAFTATADAETREEIVARLFDGVPPESFLRGFDRPNLALAFDVKQNPRAQILSFAAARKGQSGIVYCGTRAKTETLAAALREAGHSACFYHGGMEAKDRRVVEGRFASEDGLIVVATIAFGMGVDKPDIRWVAHADLPKSIEGYYQEIGRAGRDGAPADTLTLFGPDDIRFRRSQIDEGLAPPERKEADHARLNALLGLAEALGCRRQVLLGYFGETAGPCGNCDLCAHPPEVFDATTPVRKALSAILRTGEWFGAGHLIDVLTGTATEKVRERGHDALPTYGVGTEFDKRGWQAVFRQMAAHDLVRPDPARHGALRMTEAARPILRGEAGITLRRDTIAKAPKSPQVKMLVSEEDAPLLSALKAKRRALAEAARVPAYVIFTDKTLIEMAETRPATLDQMARIGGVGASKLEKYGAAFLAVITGQAPDGLHPARRKLAGREAGALYDRLLAVQADLARGEDGTDKPMTCSSSQLAKLAEVRPADKSTLARLLGERHAERFGEAFLEVLREAG, encoded by the coding sequence ATGCAGGATGCCATTGCCCTTTTGTCCCGCGTGTTCGGGTTTTCCGAGTTTCGCCCCGGTCAGGAAGAGATCGTCGCGGCGGTGGCCGGGGGGCGCAACGTGTTGGCGATCATGCCGACGGGCGGGGGAAAATCGCTGTGTTTCCAGTTGCCTGCGCTGATGCGGGAGGGGGTGACGGTGGTCATCTCGCCCCTGATCGCGCTGATGCGCGACCAGGTTCGGGGATTGCGCGAGGCGGGTGTGGTCGCGGGCGCGCTGACCTCGGGCAATACGGCGGAGGAAAATGACGCGGTCTGGGCGGCGCTGGAGGAGGGGAGCCTGAAGCTTCTCTACATCGCGCCGGAGCGGTTGGCGTCATCGGGGACGGAGCGGATGCTGCGGCGCGCGGGCGTGTCGCTGATCGCGGTGGACGAGGCGCATTGCGTCAGCCAGTGGGGCCATGATTTCCGGCCCGATTACCTGCGGATCGGGGAATTGCGGCGCGCGCTGGATGTGCCGCTGGCCGCCTTTACCGCGACGGCGGATGCCGAAACGCGGGAAGAGATCGTCGCGCGGCTGTTCGACGGGGTGCCGCCCGAAAGCTTCTTGCGCGGGTTCGACCGGCCCAACCTGGCGCTGGCCTTCGACGTGAAGCAGAACCCGCGGGCGCAGATCCTGAGCTTTGCCGCGGCGCGCAAGGGGCAATCGGGGATCGTCTATTGCGGGACAAGGGCCAAGACGGAAACGCTGGCAGCCGCGCTGCGCGAGGCGGGGCATAGCGCGTGTTTCTATCACGGCGGGATGGAGGCCAAGGATCGCCGCGTGGTCGAGGGGCGCTTTGCCAGCGAGGACGGGTTGATCGTGGTGGCCACCATCGCCTTTGGCATGGGAGTGGACAAACCCGATATCCGCTGGGTCGCCCATGCCGATCTGCCCAAGTCGATCGAGGGCTATTACCAGGAGATCGGGCGCGCAGGGCGCGACGGGGCGCCGGCCGATACGCTGACGCTGTTCGGGCCCGATGACATCCGGTTCCGGCGGTCCCAGATCGACGAGGGGTTGGCGCCGCCCGAGCGCAAGGAGGCCGATCACGCGCGGCTCAATGCGCTGTTGGGCTTGGCCGAGGCGTTGGGCTGTCGGCGGCAGGTCTTGCTGGGCTATTTCGGGGAGACGGCTGGCCCCTGCGGGAATTGCGATCTCTGTGCCCATCCGCCCGAGGTGTTCGACGCGACGACCCCGGTCAGAAAGGCGCTGTCGGCGATCCTGCGGACCGGGGAATGGTTCGGGGCGGGGCATCTGATCGATGTCCTGACCGGGACGGCGACGGAGAAGGTGCGCGAGCGGGGGCATGACGCGCTGCCGACCTATGGGGTGGGCACCGAGTTTGACAAGCGCGGCTGGCAGGCGGTGTTTCGGCAGATGGCGGCGCATGACCTGGTCAGGCCCGATCCGGCGCGGCATGGCGCGCTGCGGATGACGGAAGCGGCGCGGCCCATCCTGCGCGGCGAGGCGGGGATCACGCTGCGCCGCGACACGATCGCGAAGGCGCCCAAGAGTCCGCAGGTGAAGATGCTGGTGAGCGAGGAGGATGCGCCGCTTTTGTCCGCGCTGAAGGCCAAGCGGCGCGCGCTGGCCGAGGCGGCCCGCGTGCCGGCCTACGTGATCTTCACCGACAAGACGCTGATCGAGATGGCCGAAACCCGGCCCGCGACGCTGGACCAGATGGCGCGGATCGGGGGCGTGGGGGCGAGCAAGCTGGAGAAATACGGCGCGGCCTTTCTGGCGGTGATCACGGGGCAAGCGCCCGATGGGCTGCACCCCGCGCGGCGCAAGCTGGCGGGGCGGGAGGCGGGCGCGCTTTACGACCGGCTGCTCGCGGTTCAGGCGGATCTTGCGCGCGGCGAGGACGGGACGGACAAGCCGATGACCTGTTCGTCGTCGCAACTGGCCAAGCTGGCGGAGGTGCGGCCTGCCGACAAGTCAACGCTTGCGCGGTTGCTGGGGGAACGGCACGCGGAGCGGTTCGGGGAGGCGTTTCTCGAGGTTTTGCGCGAAGCGGGCTGA